In Pseudomonadota bacterium, a genomic segment contains:
- a CDS encoding XRE family transcriptional regulator has translation MSKPYSILREKMKPAARKRAAEKTKALLDAMPLQELRHARHLSQEQLAQALSVKQAAVSKLEKRTDMYISTLRNFIKAMGGDLEIIAKFPDGSVQISQFEDISAEIERGNSPS, from the coding sequence ATGAGCAAACCTTATTCAATACTAAGGGAAAAAATGAAGCCCGCTGCACGGAAAAGGGCCGCTGAGAAGACAAAAGCTCTACTGGATGCAATGCCTTTACAGGAATTGCGCCATGCCAGACATTTAAGCCAGGAGCAATTGGCACAAGCACTGTCCGTCAAACAGGCTGCGGTATCGAAGCTTGAAAAGCGGACAGACATGTATATCAGCACATTAAGAAATTTTATCAAGGCCATGGGAGGTGACTTGGAAATCATCGCCAAGTTCCCCGATGGTTCTGTTCAGATCAGTCAATTTGAAGACATTTCTGCGGAGATAGAAAGGGGAAACTCTCCGAGTTAA
- a CDS encoding type II toxin-antitoxin system RelE/ParE family toxin, whose protein sequence is MDEEEQIDIDAVVGLLEEKGPHLPYPYSSDVKGTRYGSLRELRIQHKGKPYRILYAFDPRRTAILLIGGRKTGGTRWYEKHVPLAENILEEHLKSFENKQGDAL, encoded by the coding sequence CTGGACGAGGAAGAACAGATCGATATTGACGCGGTTGTCGGTTTGTTGGAAGAAAAGGGGCCTCATCTGCCGTACCCCTACAGTTCGGATGTCAAAGGGACCAGGTACGGCTCACTAAGAGAGCTGAGGATTCAGCACAAAGGTAAACCATATAGAATCCTTTATGCCTTTGATCCCCGCAGAACAGCCATTCTTCTGATTGGTGGTAGAAAAACAGGTGGTACACGCTGGTATGAAAAACATGTGCCTTTGGCTGAAAACATATTGGAGGAACATTTGAAGTCTTTCGAGAACAAACAGGGAGATGCATTATGA